From a single Cyprinus carpio isolate SPL01 chromosome A3, ASM1834038v1, whole genome shotgun sequence genomic region:
- the LOC109061562 gene encoding heat shock protein 30-like, which translates to MSSAESFFMDDPFFANSHFLWPRCSMALSSFKEDFLHRKAQIMQNLRNEIRDSLLNELTDEFFQCLDGQRSISRLFSLINTDQNKRRDVSLTLDTQGFSPEDVTVTLSGRCLEVMAGKRGQTDTSSSSTSTTHVAEAQPQGFVQAVQLPDHLDPTSLTCSLGEDGLLHIESPESKDESSEEHTIPLRFRTSLDFPINKDSTNKMQDGAEKSN; encoded by the coding sequence ATGTCTTCTGCCGAGAGCTTCTTCATGGATGACCCTTTCTTTGCAAACTCCCACTTTTTGTGGCCCAGATGCAGTATGGCTCTTTCCAGCTTCAAAGAGGATTTCCTCCACCGTAAAGCCCAAATAATGCAGAACCTGAGGAATGAGATCAGAGACAGCTTGCTGAATGAACTCACTGATGAGTTCTTCCAGTGTCTAGATGGTCAGAGGTCCATCTCAAGGCTCTTCAGCCTGATCAACACAGATCAGAACAAACGGCGAGACGTGTCTCTTACTCTGGACACTCAAGGCTTCTCTCCAGAAGATGTCACCGTGACACTATCTGGAAGGTGCCTGGAGGTGATGGCTGGCAAGCGGGGCCAGACAGACACTTCTTCATCATCTACCAGCACCACTCACGTCGCAGAGGCCCAGCCACAAGGATTTGTTCAAGCTGTGCAGCTTCCTGACCACCTGGATCCAACCTCCTTGACCTGCTCACTTGGAGAAGATGGACTTCTGCATATTGAGTCACCAGAATCCAAAGACGAATCCTCCGAGGAGCATACCATTCCCCTCCGCTTCAGGACATCCCTGGATTTCCCCATCAACAAGGACAGCACAAACAAAATGCAGGATGGGGCTGAGAAATCAAACTAA